In Malus sylvestris chromosome 16, drMalSylv7.2, whole genome shotgun sequence, the following are encoded in one genomic region:
- the LOC126608960 gene encoding transcription initiation factor TFIID subunit 15-like, with protein sequence MATYTGKGAPSNGSVYVCNLPEGTDENMLAEHFGTIGLLKKDKRTGRPKIWLYRDKLTNEPKGDATVTYEDPHAASAAVEWFNDKEFHGNTIGVFIAESKSKDDQTHNTLVDPSFGDDFDGPEEAAQDTNGGGGGGRGRGDATGKAWQQEGDWACPNTSCANVNFAFRGVCNRCGSARPTGTSGGAGGGGRGRGRGVDAGGHGGPVGAPTGGLFGPNDWPCPMCANINWAKRTKCNICNTNKPGHNEGGVRGGRGGGYKELDEEELEEIKRRRREAEQDDGEMYDEFGNLKKKFRAKTHPTETGRALPGAGRAGWEVEEIGAIDRDGRERNRERGRERDDRPSSKNRDRDDGYRRRSRSRERDRDRDRGRDRPRDYDYDREKEYGRERDRDRDRDRHRHRY encoded by the exons ATGGCAACCTATACAGGAAAAGGAGCCCCTTCAAATGGGTCTGTTTATGTTTGCAACTTGCCTGAGGGGACTGATGAAAATATGTTGGCTGAACATTTTGGCACCATTGGCTTGTTAAAG AAAGACAAGCGAACAGGTCGACCAAAAATCTGGCTATACCGAGACAAATTAACCAACGAACCCAAGGGAGATGCTACTGTAACATATGAAGATCCACATGCTGCATCAGCGGCCGTTGAATGGTTTAATGACAAGGAATTCCATGGTAATACCATTGGGGTTTTTATAGCTGAGTCCAAAAGCAAAGATGATCAAACTCATAACACTCTGGTTGATCCAAGTTTTGGCGATGATTTTGATGGACCGGAGGAAGCTGCTCAGGATACGAATGGGGGAGGCGGCGGCGGTAGAGGTCGAGGTGATGCTACTGGGAAAGCATGGCAACAAGAAGGAGACTGGGCGTGCCCGAATACAAG CTGTGCCAATGTGAATTTTGCATTTCGTGGTGTGTGCAATCGCTGTGGAAGTGCTCGACCTACCGGTACTTCTGGTGGCGCAGGGGGTGGTGGTCGTGGCAGGGGTCGTGGCGTTGATGCTGGGGGCCATGGTGGTCCTGTTGGTGCTCCTACAGGTGGACTCTTTGGTCCAAATGACTGGCCTTGTCCAAT GTGTGCCAACATCAATTGGGCAAAGCGTACAAAATGCAATATATGCAACACAAATAAACCTGGTCACAATGAAGGGGGTGTAAG GGGGGGACGTGGTGGTGGATACAAGGAACTTGATGAAGAAGAATTAGAAGAAATCAAGCGACGTAGACGGGAGGCAGAACAA GATGATGGAGAGATGTATGATGAGTTTGGCAACCTCAAGAAAAAATTTCGTGCTAAAACACATCCAACTGAAACTGGACGAGCTCTTCCAGGCGCTGGACGTGCTGGGTGGGAGGTGGAGGAAATAG GTGCTATTGACAGAGATGgcagagagagaaatagagagaggGGAAGGGAACGCGATGATAGACCGAGCAGCAAGAACAGAGACAGAGATGATGGTTATAGGCGTCGCAGTCGAAGTAGAGAAAGGGATAGGGATAGGGATAGGGGGAGAGATAGACCTCGAGACTATGATTATGATCGAGAAAAAGAATACGGGAGGGAGAGGGATCGAGACCGGGACCGGGACCGGCACAGGCACCGTTATTGA
- the LOC126608453 gene encoding BTB/POZ domain-containing protein At3g19850-like: MQIAAAAAAAAAMPHLSDLQIYIGQQTFFVNEEILSKYSSRLKKMIKEERRRTQMKNSGIKIDGFPGGPDGFELVSRFCYNNGRITLTVSNVCLLHCSAIFLGMTEKLSPRNLLQKTSHFLEGLFEWSFKDVLVCLNSCRSFFDHADSSGLLDKLITALLAKIAQNSDVSNLIATSPSSSSSPETASGFRLSSTPESLRPSSSSRAWWFDDVAVLPPNIIEKLLQILGAYGPENNSLILTRFLLHYLKISAQKKPGNSKCELGGLANTAVHGVILVGKKVFSCRALFWVLRIVSGFGISKEYKVGLERLIGGMIDEATLDDLLVSGHDRGVYDVNLVIRMFKVFVNGEGVSVQRLKKAGRLVDKYLGEISPDQNLKISKFLGVAESLPDSARDCFDGVYRAIDIYLEAHPNLSFEERSRLCRCLNYEKLSLETCKELAKNPKIPPRVAIQALISQNTKITPPPPPTPRKLVVNQSQHFCSDIVLYKDGGEGEESSAEEDSASLDLQRMQWRVVELEKLCRQMKGQMSRMVKHNALTATPTHNRSLPRLC, translated from the exons ATGCAaatagcagcagcagcagcagctgcagCGGCCATGCCTCACCTCTCTGATTTACAAATCTACATTGGTCAGCAAACATTCTTCGTCAATGAG GAGATTTTATCAAAATATTCATCAAGGTTGAAGAAGATGATCAAGGAAGAAAGGAGAAGAACCCAGATGAAGAATTCCGGGATCAAAATCGATGGCTTTCCGGGAGGCCCTGACGGGTTCGAGTTAGTTTCTCGATTCTGTTACAACAATGGCAGAATCACACTCACGGTTTCAAACGTGTGCCTACTCCACTGCTCTGCAATCTTCCTTGGCATGACCGAAAAGCTTTCGCCCCGCAATTTGTTGCagaaaacaagtcattttcttgAGGGACTTTTCGAGTGGTCGTTCAAAGACGTACTAGTCTGCCTCAACAGCTGCCGCTCGTTCTTCGACCACGCAGACTCGTCCGGTCTTTTAGACAAACTCATTACTGCACTGCTTGCAAAGATCGCTCAGAATTCTGACGTGAGCAACCTCATTGCCACGTCGCCttcgtcttcgtcttctccgGAAACTGCATCTGGGTTCAGACTTTCTTCCACCCCGGAATCCCTCAGGCCGAGCTCGTCCAGCAGAGCATGGTGGTTCGATGACGTGGCCGTTCTGCCACCAAATATCATTGAGAAACTCCTCCAGATTTTAGGTGCTTACGGACCCGAAAACAACAGCTTGATCCTCACCAGATTCCTCCTCCACTACCTGAAAATCTCTGCCCAGAAAAAACCCGGGAACTCGAAATGCGAGCTCGGAGGGCTCGCCAACACGGCGGTTCACGGCGTGATCTTGGTGGGCAAAAAGGTCTTTTCCTGCAGAGCTCTGTTCTGGGTTCTGAGGATTGTGTCTGGCTTTGGAATTAGCAAAGAGTACAAAGTCGGGTTGGAGAGATTGATTGGTGGGATGATCGATGAAGCCACGCTGGATGATTTGCTGGTGTCGGGCCACGACAGGGGAGTTTATGATGTTAATCTCGTGATTAGGATGTTTAAAGTGTTTGTTAATGGTGAGGGAGTTTCAGTGCAGAGGTTGAAGAAAGCTGGGAGGTTGGTTGATAAGTACTTGGGTGAAATATCACCTGATCAGAATCTCAAGATTTCTAAGTTTCTGGGAGTTGCAGAGAGCTTGCCTGATTCTGCCAGGGACTGCTTTGATGGGGTCTACAGAGCCATTGATATCTATCTTGAG GCTCATCCAAATCTTTCATTCGAAGAGCGGTCGAGATTATGCAGATGCTTAAATTATGAGAAGCTGAGCTTAGAAACATGCAAAGAGCTTGCCAAGAATCCTAAAATCCCACCAAGGGTTGCTATTCAAGCGCTTAtttctcaaaacaccaaaataacaccaccaccaccacctacaCCGCGAAAACTAGTTGTAAATCAGAGTCAGCATTTCTGTTCCGATATTGTTTTGTACAAGGACGGgggtgagggagaagagagcTCGGCGGAAGAGGATTCGGCGTCGTTAGACTTGCAGAGGATGCAATGGAGGGTGGTGGAGTTGGAGAAACTGTGCAGgcaaatgaaggggcaaatgtCAAGGATGGTAAAACACAATGCCTTGACTGCCACTCCGACTCACAACAGATCTCTGCCTAGACTTTGTTGA